In Hippoglossus hippoglossus isolate fHipHip1 chromosome 19, fHipHip1.pri, whole genome shotgun sequence, the DNA window AACTTTTGGCTGTATACATGTTTTAACTTTAGTTCTCCATTGGGGCTAATGTTCATTTTGAGAGGAACTTTCTGGAAGGAGCATCTTTTCTAACTCGCTCCCAAGGTCCCATTTCATAACTCTATCCAATAGAAAAGATATCCGTGTGTTTCTAACCCCCAAAAAAGTATATTCGTAGGTTCGGcaaagtcttgggattctcactgtgtttttatttcacagataggacTTATACGTTTTTGAATAATCGCACGTTGTTCGAGGGCTTTGCTAGAGTTTAGCTTTCTCTTTTCCAGTGTGTTTAGCCAGGAAAGATGCCTTTGATGTCTTTGATGTCTTTGATGTCTTAGATGTCCAAGGCTTTGgatctctctctcgtctctctccaGCCGGCAGCGAGCACTAGGCACACATTCAAAAATTTCTCGACAGGAGGAATTTTTCTAGTTGTTTATTGTCTTGCTCTGTAAAATCCTGAAACCGTTGACAACATAACACTTGTTTTAATTCTCCACAGACCACAGCAACGTCTCCAAATGCCTAAGGTTTGATTGATAAGTTGTTTGACCAAGAGTCCAGAATCCAAAGACTTCCACTTTACTCTCACGTCTGAGAAGCTTCAAGCAGCAAACATCTGCCATTATATGTTTTGAAAAAGGACTAAAATCATTAATTTCCTTGTCGATCACCTAATTGCTGCAGCGAATTCATATATGAAGACAAAGTGATTGTCTTTGGGTCTCGGACTGTTGGTCAGAAAACAGGGACATGGAGATGGCACCTCTGGTTATGGGAtttacttcttttcttttaatgtatTGGGAAACAGTCTACAGAATAATTGGTCATGAAGATATGCATCATTTGTTGCCCTGAACTGAAAGTTTAGTCAATGAAATCTGAGAGAatagtagaaaataaaaataataatgattatctTCATTACCAGTTAAAAGCAGAAGTTGGAACCAGAGGATGTTTGATATCTTTGCTTGATAAATGACTTCATGTTTTTGGGTTATTTTGtgtcaatcaataaatcaaattaacaaATAATTTCAGTTCCCCTAATACATTCCTTTCTATATTCGAGCAGATGGATTTCCTGTTCGGGAAAAGAAGGACCCCGGAGGAGATGCTGAGGCAGAACCAGAGGGCGCTCAATCGGGCCATGAGAGACCTGGACCGGGAGCGAAGCAaactggagcagcaggagaagaagatcATCGCTGACATAAAGAAAATGGCCAAACAGGGACAAATGGTGAGATGAACACGTGTTGTTATGAGGAGGGAATCAAATCGTAAAGAGAGGATTCTAACTCCGTGTTATTTTATTCTTTGCAGGATGCCGTCAAGATCATGGCGAAGGATTTGGTTCGCACGAGGCGCTACGTGAAGAAGTTCATCATGATGAAAGCAAACATCCAGGCTGTCAGCTTAAAGATACAGACGCTCAAGTCCAACAACAGCATGGCGCAGGCTATGAAAGGCGTCACCAAAGCCATGGCCACTATGAACAGACAGGTCCGTCCAGTATTCACTGAGTTACTCTGTTGGGATTAAAGAAGAAGTGATGACGAacgtgtatttgttttctttcacagcTGAAACTGCCTCAGATTCAGAAGATCATGATGGAAtttgaaaaacagagtgaaatcATGGACAtgaaggaggagatgatgaacGACGCCATTGACGACGCCAtgggtgatgaagatgatgaggaggagaggtaaTGGACAAAACAACCTTTTCCTTTGTGTACAAACGCAtcaatctttttgttttgcatttaccTTGTTGACGTGTGATTGTGTCTCATGTGCAGTGACGCCATCGTGTCCCAGGTGCTGGACGAGCTGGGTCTGAATATGTCCGACGAACTGTCAcgtaaggaaaaacaaatgctcCATCGCAatgaatgaacattttacaCGTGTTTTTAGTTGTAGTTAATTAAACTTATCAACATTGATATTAATTACACGACACACAATCCTATTCACAACCTGTTGTTCCAACTGGCAGATCTGAGATTTTGATATCTGCTCCTCAGATGTGAAGATTTGAAGCTTTTCTTTATCATACATGAGCAGACGTCACATTGGGCGGTTggaaattatacattttcattattttctgacattttatggacAAAAATAATAACTAATCAGGAGGTAAGACAAgagaagataagataatcctttgtTAGTCCCACTAGGGGGACATTTttcatgttacagcagcaaataGGAATCATCTCTATGAATATAAGGAAATATagaaatagtaataatatataaacaggGTTGCACAGAAGGCACAGACCGAAAATTAGGATTTCACAGTTAAATTAAATGACACCTGAGTGAATTTGTAAGTCACAGTACACGGTGCTTGTGATCGACTGGTTGTAAAGTTTGACGGCAGCAAGATGGAACGATCTTTAATACctgtaataatacaaattataataacTAATCAGAACCCAACCCTGTACTTGTGCTAGATGTCGTATGTccggttttgtttgtttgttatgacACTGAAATCCCACTCTGTGTTCTCCTCAGATCTCCCGACCCCCGGAGGAAACCTGGCGGTGGCCGGAGGGAAGAAGGTGGAGCCCCAGGCCGCCCTCGCCGACGCCGACGCCGATCTGGAGGAGCGGCTGAACAACCTGCGGAGAGACTAAACCCAGTATCTGACAGACAGGGTTTGTcgataaagacacaaacacactctagATTCTTTTGGAAGGGTTAACTGGCAGAATGCTGGCTGTTTCCCGGCCCGTGTGTTGCTTTCTGTTTTGAGGTGTTTTCGTTTCATGCGTGTATCTTGTATTTAAtccaaaaatagaaaaacaaacaaccccACAAGGGTCGTTACCCGTCATAGGTTAAGAAAACTCATGTCACGTTTAAGACTTTGCCAAATGACGCAGATCCTCTGAGAGTTGATTTCACAGTCTGTGTAAAAACTAACTCGTCAAGGCATGATGTTTTCACAACCTATACTAACACTAACGCTGACATGTTTAAAAGAACCTGGGTGGACGTGGGTAATATTACACAAGTGGATATTTTATATGGGTGACGTAAACAAACTCAGCACTTTTTGTACATCAGACAGGTTTGGTGTTCGTTgtatcatcatcaccatgatTATCTTATGGAATATACTCTATAGCCCAGACACAAGGTTTTGATTAGTTTATTTGTGAGAGTGGACGGAGGTCCGGGTCTAACTGAAGATTGTGATTGTGTATTATCTCAACaatgtttctgtctgtattcACCGATgggacagttttattttctgaaaatatCTAAATGATCAGAGACGAAGAAGGAAAGTGTTTAGAGCCGACTCATCACTCCCGAGTTCTGCAGCGTCAGAGATCTGCAGGATTCTCACCAAAATGTTCAGAGTCGGcgatgtttattttatttttgtttaaactg includes these proteins:
- the chmp2a gene encoding charged multivesicular body protein 2a isoform X2, with the protein product MDFLFGKRRTPEEMLRQNQRALNRAMRDLDRERSKLEQQEKKIIADIKKMAKQGQMDAVKIMAKDLVRTRRYVKKFIMMKANIQAVSLKIQTLKSNNSMAQAMKGVTKAMATMNRQLKLPQIQKIMMEFEKQSEIMDMKEEMMNDAIDDAMGDEDDEEESDAIVSQVLDELGLNMSDELSHLPTPGGNLAVAGGKKVEPQAALADADADLEERLNNLRRD
- the chmp2a gene encoding charged multivesicular body protein 2a isoform X1, which codes for MPKQMDFLFGKRRTPEEMLRQNQRALNRAMRDLDRERSKLEQQEKKIIADIKKMAKQGQMDAVKIMAKDLVRTRRYVKKFIMMKANIQAVSLKIQTLKSNNSMAQAMKGVTKAMATMNRQLKLPQIQKIMMEFEKQSEIMDMKEEMMNDAIDDAMGDEDDEEESDAIVSQVLDELGLNMSDELSHLPTPGGNLAVAGGKKVEPQAALADADADLEERLNNLRRD